AACAGCGGGCCCAGGTCCTTGGGATCGGTCGGCATTCAGGGTCTGGCGCGGTGACTGGGGTCGGGTCCGCCGGAGGTGCCCGGCGGGGGAATGCCGTTCCGGGCGGCTACAGCCGGAAGCGGGAGCGGGCCATGCGTCCGGCCGCGCCGCGGGTGGCGGCGCGCTCCGGCCGCCCCTGGGCCGCGGGGGCGCGGATTCCGCGGGCGCGGCGCACGGCGGCGGAGTGCGCCCCGGCGTCGCCGCGCGGCCGCAGCACCAGCCCCACGCCGGCGCCGAACGCCACGCCCAGGGCAAAGCCGCCCAGGATGTTCAACCGCCGCGACTGCTCTTCGTAATGCATGGGTGACGAGGAAGGAGTTGAGCGTGCGCCGCCGGGCGGCAACGCGCGTGCCATCCGGGTACGGGACACGACTTTGCCCGCGCGGGCCGGGCAGGCTTGCCACGCCCCCGCATGGGGGTATAATTATCGTCTGGCCCGCGAAGCGCCACGGCACGCGGACAGCGGGCTGCAAACTGGACAGGAGGCACCTTCGGATGGCGGATTCCAGCAAGACGGTCCTGCTCGTGGAAGACAACGAGGATAATCGGACCGTCTACCGCACGATCCTCGAGCATTTCGGCTACCAGGTCATCGAGGCACGCAACGGCGAGGACGGCGTGCGCATGGCGCGCCAGGACCATCCGGACCTGATCCTGATGGACATCAGCATTCCCCTGATCGACGGGTGGGAGGCCACGCGCAT
Above is a window of Longimicrobium terrae DNA encoding:
- a CDS encoding response regulator; translated protein: MADSSKTVLLVEDNEDNRTVYRTILEHFGYQVIEARNGEDGVRMARQDHPDLILMDISIPLIDGWEATRILKGDAATSQIPIIALTAHALATDRAKAQEVGCDGYLAKPCEPRRVVAEVEKFIGSGREATA